One genomic window of Arachis stenosperma cultivar V10309 chromosome 10, arast.V10309.gnm1.PFL2, whole genome shotgun sequence includes the following:
- the LOC130957366 gene encoding uncharacterized protein LOC130957366, whose translation MRHDGTQDPQEHLTAFKARMNLEGVATLAGPAIRWFNSLPQGSVTAFSDITRAFLAQFTTRIAKAKHSINLLGMTQRARELTRKYLDRFNDECLEIDGLTDSVASLCLTNGLLNEDFRKHLTTKPVWTMEVYQQIADKGILSRPRQLKDRTGENISLYCDYQKGYGHKTQDCFDLKDALEQTIWERKLADFSHLIGEPRRRENDRSSEDKSRIMRQSHVLWLHAALPKDRWFDDVTKNPPIVITARVGTGLVKRILVDMGADSNIMFHNVFDAVGLQDTNLRGHQHGVVGLGDNFIKPDGVVSLLVSIGEG comes from the exons atgaggCATGATGGGACCCAAGATCCACAGGAGCATCTGACGGCCTTTAAGGCCAGGATGAATTTAGAAGGGGTAGCCACCTTAGCGGGGCCTGCAATTCGGTGGTTCAACAGCCTCCCGCAAGGTTCGGTGACGGCGTTCTCAGATATCACCCGCGCCTTCCTGGCCCAATTTACTACCCGCATTGCAAAGGCAAAACATTCGATCAACCTCCTTGGGATGACGCAAAGAGCCAGAGAACTGACCAGGAAATACCTGGACAGATTCAACGATGAATGCTTGGAGATCGACGGCCTAACCGACTCAGTGGCCAGTCTATGTTTGACAAATGGGTTGCTGAATGAGGACTTCAGAAAGCACCTTACCACTAAGCCCGTGTGGACGAT GGAAGTTTACCAGCAGATCGCCGACAAAGGCATCTTGTCGAGGCCCCGACAACTCAAGGACAGGACGGGAGAAAACATAAGCCTTTACTGCGATTACCAAAAGGGCTATGGACACAAGACCCAAGACTGCTTTGACCTGAAGGACGCCCTAGAGCAAACAATTTGGGAAAGAAAGTTGGCCGATTTCTCCCACCTTATAGGGGAACCAAGGAGGCGGGAAAACGACCGATCCAGTGAGGACAAAAGCCGCATCATGAGACAAAG CCATGTCCTCTGGCTCCATGCCGCCCTCCCGAAGGATCGATGGTTTGACGATGTGACGAAGAACCCTCCGATAGTGATCACAGCCAGGGTGGGCACGGGTCTAGTGAAACGGATCTTGGTAGACATGGGAGCTGATTCTAACATCATGTTCCACAATGTATTTGATGCTGTGGGCCTACAGGATACCAATTTGAGAGGCCACCAACACGGCGTGGTCGGCCTAGGTGATAACTTCATCAAGCCCGACGGAGTAGTTTCCCTCCTGGTCTCCATTGGCGAAGGTTGA